The following proteins are co-located in the Paludibaculum fermentans genome:
- the folD gene encoding bifunctional methylenetetrahydrofolate dehydrogenase/methenyltetrahydrofolate cyclohydrolase FolD, translated as MPAAAISEKRLAANRANARKSTGPRTAAGKAASSGNARRTGAYSANHQMPARIEAHFRALAEAATTSISDPNRRALTFELHMLQGHARLHESLERALFNAGLEFGRGDEAVATQWVLRQVGFIQALNRYAGWIEANTRRLQRALDALPAEPVPAALPAQPTPIFEGTNPPHENGEPAAPHNPIPVFEGTNPPPPPPPSPPKPNRPAPISSDSLSTAAPPCYREGSMARILDGKVINQQILDELKPRIAHLTSARRAPGLVVILVGNDPASEIYVRNKVKTCLELGVHSEEIRLPDTTTTAELLAHIETLNQRPAIDGILVQMPLPKQVDSRAVLLAIRPDKDVDGFHPFNVGQLVANAPAPRSCTPAGVMEILRRSGIDPAGSDAVVVGRSDIVGKPMAMLLLHAHATVTICHSKTQNLPEVCKRAQILVAAIGRPAMLTAEYIRPGAVVIDVGMNRVSSRPEAERITRGDAEKLARFEKRGSLLVGDVHPLDMAELSEAYTPVPGGVGLLTIAMLMSNTVQSAEHRLK; from the coding sequence ATGCCAGCAGCCGCCATCTCGGAAAAGCGCCTTGCCGCCAATCGCGCCAATGCCCGCAAATCCACCGGCCCCCGCACCGCCGCCGGCAAAGCCGCCTCCTCCGGCAACGCCCGCCGCACCGGAGCCTACTCCGCCAACCACCAGATGCCTGCTCGCATCGAAGCCCACTTCCGAGCCCTCGCCGAAGCCGCCACCACCTCCATCTCCGATCCCAACCGCCGCGCCCTCACCTTCGAACTCCACATGCTCCAGGGCCACGCCCGCCTCCACGAAAGCCTCGAACGCGCCCTCTTCAACGCCGGCCTCGAATTCGGCCGCGGCGACGAAGCCGTCGCCACTCAATGGGTCCTCCGCCAGGTCGGCTTCATCCAGGCCCTCAACCGCTACGCCGGCTGGATCGAAGCCAACACCCGCCGCCTCCAGCGCGCCCTCGACGCTCTGCCCGCCGAACCCGTCCCAGCCGCCCTGCCTGCTCAACCCACTCCAATTTTTGAGGGAACAAACCCACCTCACGAAAACGGCGAACCCGCCGCCCCCCACAACCCCATTCCAGTTTTTGAGGGAACGAACCCACCGCCACCCCCACCGCCCAGCCCGCCCAAACCCAACCGGCCGGCCCCCATCTCCTCCGATTCCTTGAGTACCGCCGCCCCCCCTTGCTACCGTGAAGGAAGCATGGCGCGTATCCTCGACGGCAAAGTAATCAACCAGCAGATCCTCGATGAGCTCAAACCCCGCATCGCGCACCTCACCTCCGCGCGGCGCGCCCCCGGACTCGTCGTCATCCTCGTCGGCAACGACCCCGCCAGCGAGATCTACGTCCGCAATAAGGTCAAAACCTGCCTGGAGTTAGGCGTCCACAGCGAAGAGATCCGCCTGCCCGATACCACCACCACGGCCGAGCTCCTCGCCCACATCGAGACCCTCAATCAGCGCCCCGCTATCGACGGCATCCTCGTCCAGATGCCCCTGCCCAAACAGGTCGACTCCCGCGCCGTCCTCCTCGCCATCCGCCCCGATAAGGACGTCGACGGCTTCCATCCTTTTAATGTGGGCCAGCTCGTCGCCAACGCCCCCGCCCCCCGCTCCTGCACGCCGGCCGGCGTCATGGAGATCCTCCGCCGCTCCGGCATCGACCCCGCCGGCAGCGACGCCGTTGTCGTCGGCCGCTCCGACATCGTCGGCAAGCCCATGGCCATGCTGCTCCTCCACGCCCACGCCACCGTCACCATCTGCCACTCCAAGACCCAGAACCTGCCCGAGGTCTGCAAACGGGCCCAGATCCTCGTCGCCGCCATCGGCCGGCCCGCCATGCTCACCGCCGAATACATCCGCCCCGGAGCCGTCGTCATCGACGTCGGCATGAACCGCGTCTCCAGCCGCCCCGAAGCCGAGCGCATCACCCGCGGCGACGCCGAGAAGCTCGCCCGCTTTGAGAAACGCGGCAGCCTGCTCGTCGGCGACGTCCACCCCCTCGACATGGCTGAACTCTCTGAGGCCTATACCCCCGTTCCCGGAGGGGTCGGCCTGCTCACCATCGCCATGTTGATGTCCAACACCGTGCAAAGCGCCGAACACCGCCTAAAATAG
- a CDS encoding InlB B-repeat-containing protein → MRRQAAVASPVRPRSGSGSYSGPNASASVNMNAPINETASFSQQVSVTVTTNPVGRSFTVDGQTYFSAQAFSWSPGSQHTIGTTTPQSGGTGVQFVWSGWNDGGAISHAVTAPGSTTTYTANFTTQYYLTTSAGNGGGTVSPASQWYNAGQNVGISASANQGYQFVSWAGSGSGSYSGSNASASVNMNAPINETASFSQQVSVTVTTNPVGRSFTVDGQSYSATHIFRLVAGHAAHNWYDHPSIRRHGSAVRLVRVE, encoded by the coding sequence ATGCGCCGCCAGGCTGCGGTCGCGAGTCCGGTACGTCCACGCAGCGGCTCCGGCAGCTATTCCGGGCCCAACGCCAGCGCCAGTGTGAACATGAACGCCCCTATCAATGAAACTGCTTCCTTCAGCCAGCAAGTTTCAGTGACGGTCACGACCAATCCGGTGGGCCGGTCCTTCACAGTTGACGGCCAGACCTATTTTTCCGCGCAGGCCTTCAGTTGGTCGCCGGGCTCGCAACACACAATTGGTACAACCACCCCTCAATCCGGCGGCACGGGAGTGCAGTTCGTTTGGTCCGGGTGGAACGACGGGGGCGCCATTTCGCACGCCGTCACCGCACCTGGCTCCACGACAACCTACACCGCCAACTTTACGACCCAGTATTATCTGACGACATCCGCCGGCAACGGCGGCGGCACAGTGAGTCCGGCAAGTCAGTGGTACAACGCGGGACAGAATGTGGGCATTTCGGCGTCAGCGAACCAGGGTTATCAGTTTGTCTCCTGGGCCGGCAGCGGCTCCGGCAGCTATTCCGGGTCCAACGCCAGCGCCAGTGTGAACATGAACGCCCCTATCAATGAGACTGCTTCCTTCAGCCAGCAAGTCTCAGTGACGGTGACAACGAACCCCGTGGGCCGTTCCTTCACGGTAGACGGTCAGAGTTACTCGGCCACTCATATATTCAGGTTGGTCGCCGGGCACGCAGCACACAATTGGTACGACCACCCCTCAATCCGGCGGCACGGGAGTGCAGTTCGTTTGGTCCGGGTGGAATGA
- the coaE gene encoding dephospho-CoA kinase (Dephospho-CoA kinase (CoaE) performs the final step in coenzyme A biosynthesis.), giving the protein MLRVGLTGGLATGKTFVGRALADLGCRLLSADELGHQALLPGAPAYLQAVEAFGGGILDAHGRIDRRKLGAVVFGDPEKLELLNSFVHPAVIAAEEQWMKSVQAEDPLSIAVVEAAILIETGSYRRFDKLVLTVCTDEQQIARAIKRDGLTRQEVLDRLKRQMPLEEKRRYADYVIDTSGEKDGTLAQVGRLYTDLRSLRV; this is encoded by the coding sequence ATGCTACGCGTCGGCCTCACGGGCGGGCTTGCCACCGGTAAGACTTTCGTCGGCAGGGCTTTGGCCGATCTCGGCTGCCGTCTGCTCTCGGCCGATGAACTCGGCCATCAGGCGCTCCTGCCCGGCGCCCCCGCTTACCTCCAGGCCGTCGAGGCCTTCGGCGGCGGGATCCTCGACGCCCACGGCCGCATCGATCGCCGCAAACTCGGAGCCGTCGTCTTCGGCGACCCCGAAAAGCTCGAACTGCTCAACTCTTTCGTTCACCCGGCCGTCATCGCGGCCGAAGAGCAATGGATGAAGTCGGTCCAGGCCGAAGACCCCCTCTCAATCGCCGTGGTGGAAGCCGCTATCCTGATAGAGACTGGGAGTTACCGGCGGTTCGACAAGTTGGTACTCACCGTTTGCACGGACGAGCAGCAGATCGCCCGCGCCATCAAGCGCGATGGCCTCACGCGGCAGGAAGTGCTCGACCGCCTCAAACGGCAGATGCCGCTGGAAGAGAAACGAAGGTACGCTGACTACGTCATCGATACCTCAGGGGAGAAGGATGGAACCCTTGCACAGGTCGGCCGTCTCTATACTGACCTGCGGAGTCTCAGAGTATGA
- a CDS encoding InlB B-repeat-containing protein, protein MRQLRLFLYLVVAAACAQTISVTGNTNSSTQQTLVSVPLEDILERSNVRPVPAIVANGISYAVGEVAGVPFATAIRPGVTEAFGIANGTLAFSEAGQLLLSKTGHRGVVKVAAEGKVLRAAWRPGSRSLAAIFLNQSGAYLALYDTAAQSLTKVPAAGLTTDVLTWEERGNVLYFVCRTEAGYSLVQWSPGSGETKESPISARDVPFVSAWTADELREGNGFTRLREQTAFTQAFQDTAGAGSAFYLKAGPEATPVADALPVLLLDRHLLVAQIVEGRRQYWFLPTDLAAGSVAGPQDPLIYAPLPTDAYPAGESALDLPAPSSCKAAVVNRSTVASLFQTVDWYRTSCGLKANEREIPPPVLRGPGATTSSGTEIAGDPILEWEPVPDAVEYELYVTRYKVAPSVGEEVYATNVYENRKISGSNTTWLLPGGVLERGGNYRWNVRAKFAAGATGHFSSQSLSFFVRGKAPAPVAPGKAGITEPIKVLAPVLTWLETKDSATYEIEVENTRNVGENSRSPVYQGSADDIFLRLSDGILRNNQTYSWRVRGVSSDGIMSEQAPPLEFAVGDGTSFAMELAPTSQTWNVNAGHYWNSATRRLWISNRYNSTCWQTYIVAYTGGVQAGELGFIDPYIEITPTPSGWPVGVASGSTNGPATCTTNTSTAPIDEMDSFHAAYAGIVSAPISATTGLTSVTLNLMDDDVWPNGDDLMNSVSLSIGADVTGPSLPSLTNVSATASAILFSASSTDANSGLYGYEVKLTTNGQDYYCVNGASPLKSIWGCYLFPSGTPLSVSGLAPGTSYSLTITGYDNVGNPGSTSVLNQTTKQSVTIRTSPSGLSYTVDGQAYSSTQVFSWTPGSPHSISTTTPQSGGTGIRYVWSGWNDGGGISHSVSAPNSATTYTASFTTQYYLTTSAGGGGGTVSPASQWYDAGQNAGISASAYQGYQFVSWSGTGSGSYSGSNASTNVTMNGPISETASFSQQVSMTVTTNPSGRSFTVDGQTYFAAQAFNWSPGSQHSIGTTTPQSGGTGIQYVWSNWNDGGAISHAVTAPGSATTYTANFTYPVLSDNIRRQRRRHSESGESGPSVTTSECS, encoded by the coding sequence GTGCGGCAACTCCGCCTTTTCTTATATTTGGTCGTGGCTGCCGCGTGCGCGCAAACGATCAGCGTAACAGGCAACACGAACTCATCCACTCAACAGACGCTGGTGAGCGTACCGCTCGAGGACATTCTGGAGCGGTCGAACGTGAGGCCGGTGCCGGCCATCGTCGCCAATGGAATCTCCTACGCAGTGGGTGAGGTCGCGGGCGTTCCGTTCGCCACCGCAATCCGCCCTGGCGTTACGGAGGCATTCGGCATCGCAAATGGGACGCTGGCCTTCTCCGAAGCGGGCCAACTGCTGCTGTCGAAGACTGGACACAGAGGCGTCGTGAAGGTTGCGGCTGAAGGGAAAGTGTTGCGGGCGGCGTGGCGACCGGGATCACGGAGTTTGGCGGCCATCTTTCTAAACCAATCGGGTGCGTACCTCGCCCTGTATGATACTGCTGCCCAATCGCTCACAAAAGTACCCGCAGCGGGGCTTACGACCGATGTCCTGACTTGGGAAGAGCGAGGCAACGTGCTGTATTTTGTGTGCAGGACGGAGGCAGGATACAGCCTCGTGCAGTGGTCGCCAGGCTCTGGGGAGACCAAGGAGTCTCCAATCTCCGCGCGGGATGTACCTTTCGTGAGCGCCTGGACGGCAGATGAACTCCGTGAAGGCAACGGGTTCACTCGACTGCGCGAGCAAACGGCCTTCACGCAGGCGTTTCAAGACACTGCCGGTGCAGGATCAGCATTTTACTTAAAGGCCGGCCCTGAGGCGACGCCAGTTGCCGACGCGCTCCCTGTTTTACTGCTAGATCGTCACCTTCTTGTGGCTCAAATCGTTGAGGGCAGGAGACAGTATTGGTTTCTGCCTACGGATCTGGCTGCAGGATCTGTGGCCGGACCTCAAGACCCGCTGATTTACGCTCCGCTCCCCACAGATGCCTACCCCGCGGGAGAAAGCGCGCTTGATCTGCCGGCACCGTCCTCCTGTAAGGCGGCAGTGGTGAATCGCTCTACGGTTGCCTCGCTTTTCCAGACTGTGGACTGGTATCGAACGAGTTGCGGCCTGAAGGCGAATGAGCGTGAAATCCCACCGCCGGTGTTGAGAGGTCCGGGTGCGACGACCTCCTCGGGCACAGAGATTGCTGGAGACCCAATCCTTGAATGGGAACCCGTGCCTGATGCAGTGGAGTACGAACTCTACGTGACTCGTTATAAGGTGGCACCGTCGGTGGGCGAGGAGGTCTACGCGACGAATGTCTACGAGAATCGAAAGATCTCCGGGAGCAACACGACCTGGCTGCTACCTGGAGGAGTGCTGGAGCGAGGCGGCAATTATCGTTGGAATGTTCGAGCGAAGTTTGCCGCGGGGGCGACGGGACACTTCTCTTCGCAAAGCTTATCGTTCTTCGTGAGAGGCAAGGCTCCAGCACCGGTGGCTCCTGGGAAAGCAGGCATTACCGAGCCGATCAAGGTTTTGGCTCCAGTACTCACCTGGCTTGAAACGAAGGACTCAGCCACCTACGAGATTGAAGTCGAGAATACGCGGAATGTAGGTGAAAACTCTCGCAGTCCCGTCTACCAGGGCTCAGCTGATGATATCTTTTTAAGACTTTCAGATGGTATTCTACGTAATAATCAAACTTACAGTTGGCGGGTCAGGGGTGTGAGCTCAGACGGCATCATGTCGGAGCAGGCCCCGCCACTGGAGTTCGCGGTTGGCGATGGGACGAGTTTTGCGATGGAACTCGCACCGACGAGCCAGACATGGAATGTCAATGCTGGCCATTACTGGAATTCTGCGACAAGACGCCTTTGGATTTCCAACAGATATAACAGCACATGCTGGCAGACGTACATCGTTGCATATACAGGGGGTGTCCAAGCTGGGGAACTCGGTTTTATCGACCCGTATATTGAAATAACACCCACGCCCTCGGGGTGGCCCGTGGGAGTTGCCTCTGGGAGCACCAACGGCCCGGCAACTTGCACAACAAACACAAGCACGGCTCCCATTGATGAAATGGACTCGTTCCATGCCGCCTATGCCGGAATTGTCAGCGCACCGATTTCAGCAACGACAGGCTTGACGTCGGTCACCTTAAACCTCATGGACGATGACGTGTGGCCGAATGGCGATGACCTGATGAATTCGGTCAGCTTGAGCATCGGCGCCGACGTGACCGGTCCCTCACTTCCCTCCCTGACTAATGTATCTGCAACAGCGTCAGCGATTTTGTTCAGCGCATCCAGCACGGATGCAAACAGCGGCCTGTATGGATACGAGGTGAAGCTCACGACGAATGGCCAAGACTATTATTGTGTAAACGGGGCGTCCCCGTTGAAATCCATATGGGGCTGCTATCTTTTCCCGAGCGGCACGCCCTTATCGGTCTCCGGCTTGGCGCCTGGAACGTCGTATTCGCTCACGATTACCGGATACGACAATGTCGGGAATCCTGGCAGCACGAGTGTGCTGAACCAAACAACGAAGCAGTCTGTCACGATCAGGACCAGCCCGTCGGGCCTCAGTTATACAGTAGACGGACAGGCGTACTCTTCCACCCAAGTGTTCAGCTGGACACCGGGCTCCCCGCACTCGATTAGCACAACAACGCCCCAATCCGGCGGCACGGGGATCCGATACGTGTGGTCAGGATGGAATGATGGGGGGGGCATTTCCCACAGCGTGTCCGCCCCGAATTCCGCGACAACGTACACCGCCAGCTTTACGACACAGTATTATCTGACGACATCCGCCGGCGGCGGCGGCGGCACGGTGAGCCCGGCAAGCCAATGGTACGACGCGGGGCAGAACGCGGGTATTTCGGCGTCAGCTTACCAGGGCTATCAGTTCGTCTCCTGGTCAGGCACCGGTTCCGGCAGCTATTCCGGCTCCAATGCCAGCACCAATGTGACGATGAACGGCCCAATCAGTGAGACAGCGTCCTTCAGCCAGCAAGTCTCAATGACTGTCACGACCAATCCGTCGGGCCGTTCGTTCACAGTTGACGGCCAGACCTACTTTGCCGCGCAGGCATTCAACTGGTCGCCAGGCTCCCAACACTCAATCGGCACGACTACTCCCCAATCCGGTGGAACCGGTATCCAATACGTGTGGTCCAACTGGAACGACGGGGGCGCCATTTCGCACGCCGTCACCGCACCCGGCTCCGCGACAACCTACACCGCCAACTTTACCTACCCAGTATTATCTGACAACATCCGCCGGCAACGGCGGCGGCACAGTGAGTCCGGCGAATCGGGCCCCTCCGTCACCACCAGCGAATGTTCATAA